The Flavobacteriaceae bacterium 3519-10 genome includes a window with the following:
- a CDS encoding Glyoxalase family protein, with product MAAVRRILPKALNNSPSLSFKLKNLKMETSFKPTGYTSLSPYLIVENAQKLTELLKKVFNATELRTFIRGDGSVQHSELQLDDSVIMISDSLDEYPPITAMLHYYVQDVFKTFELAIKNGCEVIEQPKKGDDGDTRGLP from the coding sequence TTGGCGGCAGTACGGCGTATTTTGCCGAAGGCTCTTAATAATTCCCCAAGTTTGTCTTTTAAATTAAAAAATCTAAAGATGGAAACAAGTTTTAAACCCACAGGTTATACCTCACTTTCTCCTTATCTGATCGTGGAGAATGCACAAAAGTTAACGGAACTTCTTAAAAAGGTTTTTAATGCGACTGAATTACGCACTTTTATACGCGGGGATGGCAGCGTGCAGCATTCTGAATTGCAACTTGACGACAGTGTGATTATGATCAGCGACAGCCTGGACGAGTATCCGCCGATTACCGCGATGCTGCACTATTACGTTCAGGATGTATTTAAAACCTTTGAACTCGCAATTAAAAACGGGTGTGAAGTAATCGAACAACCAAAAAAAGGCGATGATGGTGATACCAGAGGTCTTCCGTGA
- a CDS encoding Glutathione synthase/Ribosomal protein S6 modification enzyme (glutaminyl transferase)-like protein, whose translation MAKKVGILFGMEDTFPWAFIDKVNELGKGKVIAEPVMIDKLEQGADYGYAVIIDRISQDVPFYRAYLKNAALNGTYVVNNPFWWSADEKFFNNALMSKLGIPLPKTVLLPSNDRPANTTETSFRNLKFPLDWGYIFDYIGFPAYMKPHDGGGWKSVYRVENPEDMWHKLGETEELVMMLQEEIVFDDYYRVYCLGKKYVHIMPYEPRNEHHLRYATTHQTEGKELEKLLKIIHDYTIKMNEALGYDFNTVEFAVRDGIPIAIDFCNPAPDADLKSVGEENFAWIVEHAAKFAIEKANEYKPGKTNISWGTFVKNGLK comes from the coding sequence ATGGCAAAGAAAGTAGGAATATTATTTGGGATGGAAGACACCTTTCCGTGGGCTTTCATCGATAAAGTGAACGAACTCGGTAAAGGCAAGGTGATTGCTGAGCCTGTAATGATCGATAAACTGGAACAGGGCGCAGATTATGGATATGCCGTTATAATTGACCGGATTTCGCAAGACGTTCCGTTTTACAGGGCGTATCTTAAAAATGCAGCATTGAACGGCACTTACGTTGTAAATAACCCATTCTGGTGGAGTGCTGACGAAAAGTTTTTTAACAATGCACTGATGTCTAAATTAGGCATTCCGCTGCCCAAAACGGTATTGCTGCCTTCTAACGACAGACCAGCCAATACGACGGAGACTTCATTCCGTAATCTCAAATTTCCGCTGGACTGGGGATATATTTTCGATTATATCGGATTTCCGGCTTATATGAAACCGCATGACGGCGGTGGCTGGAAAAGTGTTTACCGTGTAGAAAATCCCGAAGACATGTGGCACAAACTCGGCGAAACTGAGGAACTTGTGATGATGTTGCAGGAAGAAATTGTTTTCGACGATTACTACCGCGTATACTGTCTCGGCAAAAAATATGTGCACATCATGCCTTATGAACCGCGCAATGAGCATCATTTAAGATATGCAACTACGCACCAGACCGAAGGCAAAGAACTCGAAAAACTGCTGAAAATAATTCACGATTATACCATCAAAATGAATGAAGCATTGGGATACGATTTTAACACCGTAGAATTTGCCGTAAGAGATGGCATCCCTATCGCGATTGACTTCTGTAATCCGGCTCCGGACGCGGATCTGAAGTCGGTGGGAGAAGAAAATTTCGCGTGGATCGTAGAACATGCTGCGAAGTTCGCGATTGAAAAAGCTAACGAATATAAACCCGGGAAAACCAACATTTCGTGGGGAACTTTTGTAAAAAACGGACTTAAATAA
- a CDS encoding putative esterase produces the protein MPRIEHTDFYSHILGIKLNVEVTGHYGYPIIMFPTSQGQYRQNHDFKLNDSISSLVEEGKVKLYNLETIDVYSFYDKKIHPSERIRNYEKYMQFLAQEFVPYLQKMHSEHRVAVAGASFGGYHAANFAFRFPDLVSHLFCLSGAFSIRNFMDGYDHELVYFNCPREFVLNDEAWKYRHMHIVLSTSDEDICLDQTKEMSGILHSKGIDHWYDEQKWISHDWPLWRMVFPKFVGRFFAKAD, from the coding sequence ATGCCAAGAATTGAACACACCGATTTTTATTCTCACATCCTCGGGATTAAACTTAATGTGGAAGTTACCGGACACTACGGCTACCCTATTATTATGTTTCCGACCTCGCAGGGACAGTACAGGCAAAACCACGATTTCAAGCTAAATGACAGTATCAGTTCGTTGGTGGAAGAAGGCAAAGTAAAACTCTATAACCTGGAAACGATCGATGTGTACAGCTTTTATGATAAGAAAATACATCCCTCCGAAAGGATACGGAATTATGAAAAGTACATGCAATTTCTCGCCCAGGAATTTGTTCCGTATCTGCAGAAGATGCATTCTGAACACCGTGTAGCGGTAGCGGGCGCCAGTTTTGGTGGATATCATGCAGCTAATTTTGCGTTCAGGTTTCCCGATCTGGTTTCACATCTGTTCTGTCTGTCGGGTGCCTTTTCTATCCGTAACTTTATGGACGGTTACGATCATGAACTCGTATATTTTAACTGCCCCCGAGAATTTGTATTGAACGATGAAGCCTGGAAATATAGGCATATGCATATTGTTTTAAGCACTTCTGACGAGGATATCTGTCTTGATCAGACAAAAGAGATGTCCGGCATACTTCACTCCAAAGGTATCGATCACTGGTATGACGAACAGAAATGGATCAGCCACGACTGGCCGCTGTGGCGCATGGTTTTCCCAAAGTTTGTCGGAAGGTTTTTTGCAAAAGCAGATTAG